Proteins encoded together in one Miscanthus floridulus cultivar M001 chromosome 16, ASM1932011v1, whole genome shotgun sequence window:
- the LOC136511382 gene encoding secreted RxLR effector protein 161-like, which produces MAECKPCATPMEERLKLSKHSTTTKVDTMRYRSIVVGLCYLMHTRPDITFAVRYVSRFMEDPREDHWSTVKRLLRYVKGTLDQAIIFPKSGGKGGLRLTVFSEAPPKEKEGEPELTVFSDADMAGDIDGRWSTFGVLVFLGATPIAWQSLKQKIVAMSTCEAEYVAAAMATCQAAGQAYWRGSSPTSSDGGQAACQRPRQEPCPP; this is translated from the coding sequence ATGgcggagtgcaagccgtgcgcaaCTCCGATGGAAGAGCGGCTGAAGCTGTCCAAGCACAGCACGACGACGAAGGTAGACACGAtgcgctaccggagcatcgtcgttGGGCTGTGCTACCTCATGCATACTCGGCCAGACATCACGTTCGCGGTCCGGTACGTCAGTCGGTTCATGGAGGACCCGCGTGAGGATCACTGGTCGACGGTCAAGAGACTGCTACGCTATGTCAAGGGGACGCtcgatcaagcgatcatcttccccaagagtggCGGCAAGGGAGGGTTGCGGCTCACGGTGTTCAGTGAGGCACCCCCCAAGGAAAAGGAAGGTGAGCCGGAGCTCACTgtcttcagcgatgcagacatggcgggcgacattgATGGGCGATGGAGCACctttggcgtgctcgtcttccttggagCGACCCCCATTGCTTGGCAGTCGCTAAAGCAGAAGATAGTGGCGATGTCGACGTGTGAGGCGGAGTACGTcgcagcggccatggcgacgtGCCAGGCTGCTGGGCAAGCTTACTGGcgaggaagctcacccaccagctctgatggtggacaaGCAGCCTGCCAGCGCCCTCGCCAAGAACCCTGTCCTccatga
- the LOC136511384 gene encoding receptor like protein kinase S.2-like, with amino-acid sequence MAAAAPHACGLADYLGKLLVGESLAEEFGTKINSMEKESHRISNEPQKIPFKLLAEITDGFSEKAKIGSGAFGQVYKGVLKDGTEIAVKKLHFIPGGFDNKQFENELSHLKRLKHENIVQIVGFCDETEQVIVPYEGRLVVADIIHRLLCLEFVPNGSLGKILSEKFSGHNWNVRFKIIKGVSVGLKYLHDSGIMHFDLKPDNILLDEKMVPKIADFGISRLAAGESNTISTMTRLGTPGFMPPEFINKQIISKQFDIFSLGVIIKRIVVSGLSDYMSIADMEGQALIKHVHDSWEKLQETSSYASLEVDSKQVRTCIEIAVVCMEADRYKRHTMQDIMCKLKEVETTEVGDSRSRIEEIHMGDIPKTQYPGKAVSIHKEASSEMPTGASGSLVSVPAGDLPSKFLNEITSKFLNEITEGFSSEQVIATDAFGTYYKGVLEGKQVILVKKIGENSLLPPRKQFESEVNNLMVFMHENIVRLLGYCHEAQKKVIQHNGRYILVEVVERYLCYEYVQNGSLGKYIFGESRIDWATCFKIIKGICQGLYVLHCTLDRPLVHMNLMPDNIWLDDNMVPKIVEFALSRLFGEEQTRMFSQNVVGSLGYMAPEYLYRGEISMQSDIYSLGLIIMEITTGEKNMLNKENMAGRNFIENVRQNWTSDEHIASKYPSLDVDSLHQVKECITIGLRCVEIDRKKRPSITEILDVLQPLQ; translated from the exons atggcggcggcggcaccaCACGCGTGCGGCCTCGCGGACTATCTTGGAAAGCTCCTCGTCGGAGAGTCGCTCGCCGAG GAATTTGGCACGAAAATCAACAGCATGGAGAAAGAATCACACCGTATATCAAATGAGCCGCAGAAGATACCGTTCAAATTATTAGCAGAGATAACAGATGGTTTCTCTGAGAAGGCAAAAATTGGCAGTGGTGCTTTTGGTCAAGTTTACAAG GGCGTGCTTAAAGATGGAACAGAGATTGCTGTGAAGAAGCTCCATTTCATACCAGGGGGGTTTGACAACAAGCAATTTGAAAATGAACTTAGTCACCTTAAGAGGCTCAAGCATGAAAATATCGTGCAAATAGTAGGTTTCTGCGATGAAACCGAGCAAGTAATTGTACCATACGAAGGGAGGCTAGTAGTTGCTGACATTATACACAGGTTACTCTGCCTCGAGTTTGTGCCCAATGGAAGCCTTGGCAAGATTCTTTCTG AAAAATTCTCTGGACATAATTGGAACGTGCGCTTCAAAATAATTAAGGGGGTCAGTGTGGGCTTAAAGTACCTTCATGATTCTGGCATCATGCattttgatctgaagccagacAATATTTTGTTAGATGAGAAAATGGTACCAAAAATAGCTGATTTTGGTATATCAAGGTTAGCTGCAGGCGAATCGAACACCATTTCGACAATGACTCGTTTGGGGACCCC AGGATTCATGCCACCAGAATTCATAAACAAGCAAATAATCTCAAAGCAGTTTGATATATTTAGCTTGGGTGTTATAATAAAAAGGATAGTGGTGTCTGGACTAAGCGACTATATGAGCATTGCTGACATGGAGGGCCAGGCTTTAATTAAGCAT GTACACGACTCCTGGGAGAAGTTACAGGAGACATCGAGTTATGCATCACTTGAGGTAGATAGCAAACAGGTGCGAACCTGTATTGAGATAGCAGTAGTCTGCATGGAGGCCGATCGATACAAGAGACATACAATGCAGGATATCATGTGTAAACTGAAGGAAGTGGAAACTACGGAAGTTGGTGACTCAAGGTCCCGGATAGAAGAG ATTCACATGGGAGACATCCCGAAGACGCAGTATCCAG GAAAAGCTGTTTCCATCCATAAGGAAGCGTCATCAGAAATGCCCACTGGCGCCAGCGGCAGTCTAGTAAGTGTACCAGCGGGGGACTTACCGTCAAAATTCTTGAATGAGATTACGTCAAAATTCTTGAACGAGATTACAGAAGGGTTCTCTTCGGAACAAGTGATTGCCACAGATGCATTTGGAACATATTATAAG GGAGTACTGGAAGGTAAACAAGTAATTTTGGTGAAGAAGATTGGGGAAAATTCTCTATTGCCGCCTAGAAAACAGTTTGAGAGTGAGGTTAACAATCTTATGGTGTTCATGCATGAAAATATCGTGAGATTACTTGGTTACTGTCACGAAGCACAAAAGAAAGTGATACAGCACAATGGACGATATATTCTTGTGGAAGTTGTTGAGCGTTATCTGTGCTATGAGTATGTTCAGAATGGAAGCCTTGGCAAGTATATTTTTG GTGAATCAAGGATTGATTGGGCGACATGCTTCAAGATAATTAAGGGGATCTGCCAGGGTTTGTATGTTTTGCACTGTACATTGGATAGGCCTCTTGTTCATATGAATCTTATGCCTGATAATATATGGTTGGATGACAATATGGTGCCCAAAATTGTTGAGTTCGCTCTCTCAAGGCTGTTCGGTGAAGAACAAACACGGATGTTCTCACAAAATGTAGTGGGATCATT AGGATACATGGCTCCAGAATATTTATATAGAGGTGAAATCTCAATGCAGTCAGACATATATAGTTTGGGCCTTATAATCATGGAAATCACAACGGGAGAGAAGAATATGCTCAACAAAGAAAACATGGCTGGGAGGAATTTCATTGAGAAT GTACGTCAAAACTGGACATCCGATGAGCACATTGCATCGAAGTACCCATCATTAGATGTAGATAGCCTCCATCAAGTGAAAGAATGCATTACAATTGGGCTACGCTGTGTGGAAATTGACCGGAAGAAGAGACCCTCTATAACGGAAATTCTTGACGTCCTCCAACCTCTGCAG